A single region of the Vicia villosa cultivar HV-30 ecotype Madison, WI linkage group LG4, Vvil1.0, whole genome shotgun sequence genome encodes:
- the LOC131596988 gene encoding UDP-sulfoquinovose synthase, chloroplastic-like — protein sequence MVIGGDGYCGWATTLHLSMIDLSRAVYRQQNNVFGTLNVLFAIKEYKEDFHLVKLGTMGEYGTPNIDIEEGYITITHNGRTGTLPYPKQPSSFYHLSKVHDSHNIAFTCKAWGIQATDLNQGVVYGVKTDETAMHEELCNRFDYDAIFGTVLNRFCVQAVVGHPLNVYGKGCHFMCMIL from the coding sequence ATGGTCATTGGTGGAGATGGATATTGTGGTTGGGCGACCACCCTCCATCTTTCTATGATAGATCTGTCAAGAGCGGTGTATAGGCAGCAAAACAATGTTTTTGGGACACTGAATGTGCTCTTTGCTATAAAAGAGTATAAAGAGGATTTCCATTTGGTTAAGCTTGGGACAATGGGTGAATACGGGACTCCGAATATTGATATTGAGGAAGGTTATATTACCATTACTCACAATGGGAGAACTGGCACTTTGCCATATCCGAAGCAACCTAGCTCGTTCTATCATTTAAGCAAGGTGCATGATTCACATAACATAGCTTTCACTTGTAAAGCTTGGGGGATTCAGGCAACTGATCTGAATCAAGGAGTGGTATACGGAGTAAAAACAGACGAGACTGCAATGCATGAAGAGCTGTGTAATAGATTTGATTATGATGCTATATTTGGAACTGTGTTGAATCGATTTTGTGTTCAGGCTGTTGTTGGTCATCCACTCAATGTTTATGGTAAAGGATGCcattttatgtgtatgattttatag